Proteins encoded together in one Hevea brasiliensis isolate MT/VB/25A 57/8 chromosome 16, ASM3005281v1, whole genome shotgun sequence window:
- the LOC110657252 gene encoding probable serine/threonine-protein kinase WNK4 isoform X1, with protein MKPTPTMAMLKPILLAGMVGCEREDCVSFFGQFEEVLGKGAMKTVYKAIDEVLGMEVAWNQVKLNVVLGSPEDLQRLYSEVHLLSTLNHDSIIQFYTSWIDVHQKTFNFITEMFTSGTLREYRKKYKRVDIRAIKNWARQILQGLVYLHGHDPPVIHRDLKCDNIFVNGHLGQVKIGDLGLAAILRGSKSAHSVIGTPEFMAPELYEEEYNELVDVYSFGMCVLEMLTSEYPYSECVNPAQIYKKVTSGKLPAAYYGIKDLEAQQFIGKCLVNASKRLSAKELLLDPFLAFDEAEPSPVTRSGNQKPFLNCREMEKLQLSDDPPRTDMTITGKLNPEDDTIFLKVQIANKDGSLRNIYFPFDILHDTPMEVAMEMVKELDIDDWEPFEIAEMIDGEISSLVPNWKKWDLPQIEAHHTFNYQEDDATNHPFDSSSSCSSSQASISGLMTQCLQDDMFDDTSSQSSSRSGSYSNLNYISGDEHKLDMSTARRDHKHLTRIHNSTRFCPQDNSSSSIGQAIAKDAYKQCKLLLDSQYGASSSKHKRVMDSRRLTRNRSLVDIRSQLLHRSLVEEVNKRRLFKTVGSVENVGFQTPRDSKKVSQRNLSRRI; from the exons ATGTGAGAGAGAAGATTGTGTTTCATTTTTTGGACAGTTTGAAGAAGTTCTTGGGAAAGGGGCAATGAAAACAGTCTATAAGGCAATTGATGAAGTCCTCGGAATGGAGGTGGCGTGGAACCAGGTAAAACTCAATGTGGTGCTTGGCTCACCTGAGGACTTGCAGAGGCTATACTCAGAGGTTCACCTTCTCAGCACCCTCAACCATGACTCTATCATCCAATTCTACACCTCTTGGATTGATGTTCATCAAAAGACGTTCAACTTCATCACTGAAATGTTCACTTCAGGAACTCTGAGAGA ATACCGGAAAAAATACAAACGAGTGGATATTCGAGCCATTAAGAACTGGGCTCGTCAGATCTTACAAGGCCTTGTGTATCTACATGGCCATGATCCTCCAGTAATTCATAGAGATCTGAAATGTGACAACATCTTTGTCAACGGCCATCTTGGACAGGTCAAAATTGGTGATCTTGGCCTTGCAGCAATCCTTCGTGGCTCCAAATCAGCACATAGTGTCATAG GCACCCCAGAGTTCATGGCACCAGAATTATATGAGGAGGAGTACAATGAGCTTGTTGATGTTTACTCATTTGGCATGTGTGTTTTAGAGATGCTCACATCTGAATACCCTTATAGTGAATGTGTTAACCCAGCACAAATTTACAAGAAAGTGACTTCG GGGAAGCTACCTGCTGCATATTATGGGATTAAGGACTTGGAAGcacaacaatttattggaaagtGCTTAGTAAATGCATCAAAGAGATTATCAGCAAAAGAGCTACTGCTTGATCCATTTCTCGCATTTGATGAAGCTGAACCATCACCTGTTACAAGGTCTGGAAATCAGAAGCCATTTTTGAATTGTAGAGAAATGGAGAAGCTACAATTGAGTGATGATCCACCAAGGACGGACATGACTATTACGGGGAAGCTCAACCCTGAAGATGATACCATCTTTCTTAAAGTACAAATTGCTAATAAAGATG GTTCGCTAAGGAATATATATTTTCCTTTTGACATCTTACATGATACACCAATGGAGGTTGCAATGGAGATGGTCAAGGAGCTGGACATAGATGATTGGGAGCCATTTGAAATTGCTGAAATGATTGATGGAGAGATTTCATCTCTAGTGCCAAACTGGAAGAAATGGGACTTGCCTCAAATTGAAGCTCATCATACATTCAACTACCAAGAAGACGATGCGACTAATCATCCTTTTGACTCTTCCTCGTCATGTTCGTCATCTCAAGCATCCATTTCAGGATTAATGACACAATGTCTCCAAG ATGATATGTTTGATGATACCAGTTCTCAGAGCTCTTCACGCTCAGGATCATATTCCAACTTGAATTACATTTCTGGTGACGAGCACAAGTTGGATATGAGCACAGCAAGAAGAGACCATAAGCATCTCACAAGGATTCACAACTCAACAAGATTTTGTCCTCAAGATAATTCGAGTTCTTCCATTGGGCAGGCAATTGCTAAAGATGCCTATAAACAGTGTAAACTTTTGCTGGATTCACAGTATGGAGCTTCTAGCTCTAAACACAAAAGGGTAATGGACAGCCGTAGATTAACAAGGAACCGGTCACTTGTAGACATTCGTAGCCAGTTACTTCACCGGTCATTGGTGGAAGAAGTGAACAAGAGACGATTGTTCAAGACCGTGGGATCTGTTGAAAATGTTGGTTTCCAGACACCTCGGGATTCTAAAAAAGTATCACAGCGGAATTTGAGCAGAAGAATATAA
- the LOC110657252 gene encoding probable serine/threonine-protein kinase WNK4 isoform X2, which produces MYKKKVGLHETDADHGYVETDPTGRYGRFEEVLGKGAMKTVYKAIDEVLGMEVAWNQVKLNVVLGSPEDLQRLYSEVHLLSTLNHDSIIQFYTSWIDVHQKTFNFITEMFTSGTLREYRKKYKRVDIRAIKNWARQILQGLVYLHGHDPPVIHRDLKCDNIFVNGHLGQVKIGDLGLAAILRGSKSAHSVIGTPEFMAPELYEEEYNELVDVYSFGMCVLEMLTSEYPYSECVNPAQIYKKVTSGKLPAAYYGIKDLEAQQFIGKCLVNASKRLSAKELLLDPFLAFDEAEPSPVTRSGNQKPFLNCREMEKLQLSDDPPRTDMTITGKLNPEDDTIFLKVQIANKDGSLRNIYFPFDILHDTPMEVAMEMVKELDIDDWEPFEIAEMIDGEISSLVPNWKKWDLPQIEAHHTFNYQEDDATNHPFDSSSSCSSSQASISGLMTQCLQDDMFDDTSSQSSSRSGSYSNLNYISGDEHKLDMSTARRDHKHLTRIHNSTRFCPQDNSSSSIGQAIAKDAYKQCKLLLDSQYGASSSKHKRVMDSRRLTRNRSLVDIRSQLLHRSLVEEVNKRRLFKTVGSVENVGFQTPRDSKKVSQRNLSRRI; this is translated from the exons TTTGAAGAAGTTCTTGGGAAAGGGGCAATGAAAACAGTCTATAAGGCAATTGATGAAGTCCTCGGAATGGAGGTGGCGTGGAACCAGGTAAAACTCAATGTGGTGCTTGGCTCACCTGAGGACTTGCAGAGGCTATACTCAGAGGTTCACCTTCTCAGCACCCTCAACCATGACTCTATCATCCAATTCTACACCTCTTGGATTGATGTTCATCAAAAGACGTTCAACTTCATCACTGAAATGTTCACTTCAGGAACTCTGAGAGA ATACCGGAAAAAATACAAACGAGTGGATATTCGAGCCATTAAGAACTGGGCTCGTCAGATCTTACAAGGCCTTGTGTATCTACATGGCCATGATCCTCCAGTAATTCATAGAGATCTGAAATGTGACAACATCTTTGTCAACGGCCATCTTGGACAGGTCAAAATTGGTGATCTTGGCCTTGCAGCAATCCTTCGTGGCTCCAAATCAGCACATAGTGTCATAG GCACCCCAGAGTTCATGGCACCAGAATTATATGAGGAGGAGTACAATGAGCTTGTTGATGTTTACTCATTTGGCATGTGTGTTTTAGAGATGCTCACATCTGAATACCCTTATAGTGAATGTGTTAACCCAGCACAAATTTACAAGAAAGTGACTTCG GGGAAGCTACCTGCTGCATATTATGGGATTAAGGACTTGGAAGcacaacaatttattggaaagtGCTTAGTAAATGCATCAAAGAGATTATCAGCAAAAGAGCTACTGCTTGATCCATTTCTCGCATTTGATGAAGCTGAACCATCACCTGTTACAAGGTCTGGAAATCAGAAGCCATTTTTGAATTGTAGAGAAATGGAGAAGCTACAATTGAGTGATGATCCACCAAGGACGGACATGACTATTACGGGGAAGCTCAACCCTGAAGATGATACCATCTTTCTTAAAGTACAAATTGCTAATAAAGATG GTTCGCTAAGGAATATATATTTTCCTTTTGACATCTTACATGATACACCAATGGAGGTTGCAATGGAGATGGTCAAGGAGCTGGACATAGATGATTGGGAGCCATTTGAAATTGCTGAAATGATTGATGGAGAGATTTCATCTCTAGTGCCAAACTGGAAGAAATGGGACTTGCCTCAAATTGAAGCTCATCATACATTCAACTACCAAGAAGACGATGCGACTAATCATCCTTTTGACTCTTCCTCGTCATGTTCGTCATCTCAAGCATCCATTTCAGGATTAATGACACAATGTCTCCAAG ATGATATGTTTGATGATACCAGTTCTCAGAGCTCTTCACGCTCAGGATCATATTCCAACTTGAATTACATTTCTGGTGACGAGCACAAGTTGGATATGAGCACAGCAAGAAGAGACCATAAGCATCTCACAAGGATTCACAACTCAACAAGATTTTGTCCTCAAGATAATTCGAGTTCTTCCATTGGGCAGGCAATTGCTAAAGATGCCTATAAACAGTGTAAACTTTTGCTGGATTCACAGTATGGAGCTTCTAGCTCTAAACACAAAAGGGTAATGGACAGCCGTAGATTAACAAGGAACCGGTCACTTGTAGACATTCGTAGCCAGTTACTTCACCGGTCATTGGTGGAAGAAGTGAACAAGAGACGATTGTTCAAGACCGTGGGATCTGTTGAAAATGTTGGTTTCCAGACACCTCGGGATTCTAAAAAAGTATCACAGCGGAATTTGAGCAGAAGAATATAA